The Gossypium hirsutum isolate 1008001.06 chromosome D02, Gossypium_hirsutum_v2.1, whole genome shotgun sequence region ACGGTTTGATGACTCTGAGATTGTCTCTGGTAATTGTGTGATGTTCCTGTTTACTTAAAAATCGAACTTACAATGCAGGAGGTTCAACGTTGACTGATTTGCAGCAGGCTCTCGAGGATTATCTGCCGGTCTTGTTGGGGCTAGTTGAAAATGGTATCTACATCCGTAaactatatacatgccataaactatgATATAATGTTAAAAATGTTGAGAATGCTTGTGTCAATGAGAAGGAAGAAAATAGATATTCAATCATTCTTGTCTTATAAAAGATCCCAACTCTTGTGGCTTAACTTGTACTCCATTTTCAACGAATTTTCAAGTGATATACATACATTATTGTTCAATATGAAATCAAATTCTACCAAACCAAATGTTCAAACTATTGTTTTATGTTCAGTTAACTGGAGATTTTTCTTCTTTATGCCTGCAAAATCACTATCTAAGTACATCTATTGTTGTGCTCTCTGTTTCAGAAGTAAATTTTATCTTTGACCACATACAGGTAACTGGCTAAAACATAACTTGCGGTTCTGTTGGATAAATCAGGAAGATGATGTGGAGGTGAATTAAATGAGATACAAATCCCTTCATTCGCTACGATTGCCTTTTCAAAGACTTTTCTATCATGCAGGAAACTACCATGTCGGATTCTTGGTATGAGGTACTATCAGTGTTGCACTTGATGGCAGTTCTATTGTTATCACAGGCCAATTTATTGCTTCTTCCAAACAAATTTACCAGTGGTTATCAGTCTACAGCATTGGAAGGTGAGGGCAGTTGGTTCTTTTCTATGCATCTGCTTCTGTGCCAGAGTTGTTCTGTGCACTTTCATTACTCGTTGCTGCAACATGTTTTTTTCAGTGTTATTTTGTATACAAGTGCCAAGTGCCAACTAAACTAATATGTGTCTTGGTTACTCAATAAACTTCAGCATTTCAGAGTGCCTAATGTATGCAAAAAGGCATATAGTATGAATCCCttctatataatttataaatatgaacAGATGCCATGGAGGGTTTACCAAGAATTTTTGCATTTAGTTATGCTATAGTCCATGCTGTAATTTACTAGCATCAACAAGCAAGGTTGCTTCAATACATCTTGTAATGCTGACACAAGTAAGCTTTCTTAGTCTTAGACTGGCTTCTGTAAGGCATGTAAGAATATCGTGAATGAATCTACCCCTTGAATGTACGAGACCACTGTACAAAATCCTGGAACTTACATAAATTCTAGTCTTTATGTTGAGTAATATTTAGAAAACCTTAGTTTCTTTTCCCTCTTTGCAATGTTCTCTTGATTTTGGATAATTAATTAGGTGCCACAACCAGGGGTGGCCTTCCCTATCTCTTATTCACTTGAAAATCCCTCTTACTTTAAGGGGAAATGCCAACTGATCCTTGGGTCATTGGTACCTCGGGAAATGGTAAATGTCAATCTCTTTTTCTAAGTTGATAATCATAAGGTGTCATGCAGGGACTATATGTTAGATGTTTCTTTTCATTCTTCTACTTGCACTTAATGTGTGACCTTGTCTACTAATCTGACCATTTGCTTCATCTCTCTCAGATTGCAAACGAGCATCCATTGACATTTTCTTAAAGGCAGCTGGATATCTGGACTTTGCTGTGCAGAAGGTTCTCCCTCAATTGCCCTTGGAACTTAGGTTTGCTCAAAAGATACCTGCCTAATATTCCTGAAATGAACATTCTAATACCTGTTTCCTTTTCCTTATGCATCATAATTCACTTAAAGGACTAAGCAGTGCCCAAAACTGTTGTTTTTTACAGGAATGATTTGCCACTAGATCTGTCAGAGGGAGTGCTTAAAGCCCTTTGTTTGCAAGCATTAGGCCAGGTAATCTTTTCATAATTGGTGAGGCTGCTTTTCAATGTTTTTGGTTAGGAACCTAAAAATATCTATCCATTTAGACAAAGGGTATTTCCTTTTTTCGATCTAACTATGGACAGCGGTGAGCTTATATCTAAGTGATGGCAAATTTTGCAGTAATGTGTTGTGTGCTATAATGGTACAACCCAAATTTCATGTTTCTGATTAAAAAAATTTGgcctaaaattaaacaaattggaAAACATGTAACTTGGATGATAATTCAACCAAGCACTGGTTTAAATGATAATTTGGAAAATTGATTCGCGATAGGTTCATATGCCGTGAAATCTGTGTAGAACTAGAAGCTAATAAATAATAATCATGTCAAAGAATCTTAAACCTTattgagaaaaagtaaaaatgatttCTTAGAGGACTTTAGCAGGTATTTTGACCAAGAGATAATTTTATACTTAAGGATGATCAATATACAACTTAAACATGTTTGATAGCTTCTTCTTGCTGGCTTATTTCAGTCATGATGATGTACAATATAACTTCAATTTTATTGGTCAAATTAATTGTTCCCATTGCATGCATTTGTtccattctttttctttcaatttcctgCCTAATGCGTGCCTTCAATATCCAACTATTTACAGGGTGTTGAGATTCAACTGGGAATGGCAATTGATAGCATTAAGGCCACTCTGGCTGTGAAAAGGAGGCTAGCATGTGAGATGGTTAAATACTGGCATCAGGTAAATTTATTGTTCCTTGTTTTGCTCTTTTATAACACTCATATTGgctcatgattttttttattgccTTATTGTCATTTTGCTGTCTTTCACTTGTCTGCAATTGAAGATATTGTCATTTGTTTCATTTGATTTCTCTTTGTATATAGATATATTTCATTTGTCATTGACAATTTCTGGTTTATACATTATAAATGCAGGCTGAGGAATACATAAAGGACCTTCCACTAGCAAATGGATGGGGAGAAAAGCAAAAGCTTTTCATTCAGTGGAAGCACATTGAAGCTAAGGTATAAATCTCCATGACTCACCGCTTGGTTCGCAGCAAAATTAGAGAAACAATGGTTCATGTGTTGGGGATTTGAAAATGCAAGCATCTCTTAAAGGAGCTAGTAGTTCATCACTTATGGAGATCAAAAAGCTCTCAATAATAGCTAGTCCTTTACTGAATTTCAGTGCTTTAGAAACTTGTTTCACTAAACATATATAGATAGAAACTGGCTTGCCatatggtcctattgg contains the following coding sequences:
- the LOC107909003 gene encoding uncharacterized protein, giving the protein MGCLLSTPEVAGGARRRPRNIGEVVVFVPGLRIPRPLDFAQPLGDGLSKSLVERLSALRTRIEVMAGQEAPMTTKPRRTATQHGGSTLTDLQQALEDYLPVLLGLVENGNWLKHNLRFCWINQEDDVEETTMSDSWYEVLSVLHLMAVLLLSQANLLLLPNKFTSGYQSTALEDCKRASIDIFLKAAGYLDFAVQKVLPQLPLELRNDLPLDLSEGVLKALCLQALGQGVEIQLGMAIDSIKATLAVKRRLACEMVKYWHQAEEYIKDLPLANGWGEKQKLFIQWKHIEAKAIAYYLHGLILEEGNTSAGIAAAALQAAEEYLKESKMACDSFHVTLPSSRNPPPWGASKYLAERIPKDISSKTINWDSQKHEMIKQVAPALPDFVLSLKPDEYQLPSTDPSWNDLQVQNVVPTK